From Streptomyces sp. HUAS MG91, the proteins below share one genomic window:
- a CDS encoding C45 family peptidase: MASRILPVIDISGAPLDRGRQYGEAVRPRLHAALAYYEEAFGQSAGLTWDQVTARAARWLEPVRDYAPELLDEMRGIADGAGVGLLDVLALNARGEVIYDRSFKTMAAAGEPAEEPAEGCTSFAAFGAASGDGHVWAGQNWDWRAGVADTVVMIRIVQPPKPTVIMQVEAGQVGRQGANSAGIALNANGLGGRFSDAIGLPQTVVRRSVLDTHTVTDALDVLCRTRAHIASNALLTCREGFAVDLETTPAGIGWMYPTDGLLVHGNHYQAGVPAALAADYRPLSSDSLVRVPRAEQGLAALRASTGPDESRKLIKQAMSDHLGLPESLCTHPDARAPQIKHWMTLVSSCVDLTSGDYHVTAGTPCDRDYQHLPWNLYDGPYGDAR; this comes from the coding sequence ATGGCATCCCGGATCCTTCCGGTCATCGACATCAGCGGCGCTCCTCTCGATCGCGGCCGCCAGTACGGCGAGGCGGTACGCCCCCGGCTGCACGCCGCGCTCGCCTACTACGAGGAGGCGTTCGGCCAGTCCGCCGGCCTCACCTGGGACCAGGTCACCGCCCGCGCCGCCCGCTGGCTGGAGCCGGTGCGCGACTACGCCCCCGAACTCCTCGACGAGATGCGGGGCATCGCCGACGGCGCGGGCGTCGGCCTCCTCGACGTGCTCGCCCTGAACGCCCGCGGCGAGGTCATCTACGACCGCTCGTTCAAGACCATGGCGGCCGCCGGGGAACCGGCCGAGGAGCCCGCCGAGGGCTGCACCTCGTTCGCCGCGTTCGGCGCGGCCAGCGGCGACGGCCACGTCTGGGCGGGCCAGAACTGGGACTGGCGGGCGGGCGTCGCCGACACCGTCGTCATGATCCGCATCGTGCAGCCGCCCAAACCCACCGTGATCATGCAGGTGGAGGCGGGCCAGGTCGGCCGCCAGGGCGCCAACTCCGCGGGCATCGCCCTCAACGCCAACGGCCTCGGCGGCCGCTTCAGCGACGCGATCGGCCTGCCTCAGACCGTCGTACGCCGCAGCGTCCTCGACACCCACACCGTCACCGACGCCCTCGACGTGCTGTGCCGCACCCGCGCCCACATCGCCAGCAACGCCCTGCTCACCTGCCGCGAGGGCTTCGCCGTCGACCTGGAGACCACCCCGGCCGGCATCGGCTGGATGTACCCGACCGACGGCCTCCTGGTCCACGGCAACCACTACCAGGCCGGTGTCCCGGCCGCCCTCGCCGCCGACTACCGGCCCCTGTCCTCCGACTCCCTCGTCCGCGTCCCGCGCGCCGAGCAGGGCCTCGCCGCCCTGCGCGCCTCCACCGGCCCCGACGAGTCCCGCAAGCTGATCAAGCAGGCCATGTCCGACCACCTCGGCCTGCCCGAGTCCCTGTGCACGCACCCCGACGCCCGCGCGCCCCAGATCAAGCACTGGATGACCCTGGTCTCCTCCTGCGTGGACCTGACCAGTGGCGACTACCACGTCACGGCGGGCACCCCGTGCGACCGCGACTACCAGCACCTGCCCTGGAACCTCTACGACGGCCCGTACGGAGACGCCAGATGA
- a CDS encoding ABC transporter substrate-binding protein: MTTARRGKPTARAALTALTATALLAATGCAGADRPAGGTALLDASRLKLDATTPAAASPLKRANWLLEDEPDSLDLDTGGSSAGRVVLTNVCERLYQLQPDMTTKPFLARRATTSADGRKLTLTIRDGVTFHDGTKLTADDVLWSLKRHAADGMEQSDEFGNVASMRKTGPDEVTVRFTRPDAVFAKALAGDAGIVWNRRQVEKSGKEYGTPGRPDACSGPYELASWKSGDSLTLRAYDGYWGKKPLTREVVFRWAADSAFVNALRTGAADGAYAESPNTAAALLADKDLKQYYGPSTASLVLIPTDRGGLADPRIRRALSLALDRKGIAESGFGGLVQPWATPVGSGAWGYEKTAFAAAQKELSDYAPASPTDADIERAKRLVKAADPGTDPVVIGTDATQGRAVIANATRAALQSIGVRAEIRTVPTSQFEEFYSDPAARSDIDVLVGDWYISKADPMGFYKNGKSDSPNNWAGFKDAAYDRKVTEALGTLDDTERSALAIDVQRAFVKSAVWIGIAQVPTILVLDRGLTGPTASQAYLYYPWAAGLGARKDPS, translated from the coding sequence ATGACCACGGCACGACGAGGGAAACCGACGGCCCGCGCGGCGCTCACCGCGCTCACCGCCACCGCCCTGCTCGCCGCCACCGGCTGCGCGGGAGCCGACCGCCCCGCCGGGGGCACCGCCCTCCTCGACGCCTCCCGGCTGAAGCTCGACGCGACGACCCCCGCCGCCGCGTCCCCGCTGAAGAGGGCGAACTGGCTCCTGGAGGACGAGCCCGACTCCCTCGACCTCGACACCGGCGGATCCAGCGCCGGCCGCGTCGTCCTCACCAACGTCTGCGAGCGGCTCTACCAGCTCCAGCCGGACATGACGACGAAGCCGTTCCTGGCGCGCAGGGCCACCACGTCCGCCGACGGCAGGAAGCTCACCCTCACGATCCGCGACGGCGTCACGTTCCACGACGGCACGAAGCTGACCGCCGACGACGTCCTGTGGTCGCTGAAGCGGCACGCCGCCGACGGCATGGAGCAGTCCGACGAGTTCGGCAACGTCGCCTCGATGCGGAAGACCGGCCCCGACGAGGTCACCGTCCGCTTCACCCGCCCCGACGCCGTCTTCGCCAAGGCCCTCGCCGGAGACGCCGGCATCGTCTGGAACCGGCGCCAGGTGGAGAAGTCCGGCAAGGAGTACGGCACCCCCGGCCGGCCCGACGCCTGCTCGGGCCCGTACGAACTGGCCTCCTGGAAGTCCGGCGACTCCCTCACCCTGCGCGCCTACGACGGCTACTGGGGCAAGAAGCCGCTGACCCGCGAGGTCGTCTTCCGCTGGGCCGCCGACAGCGCCTTCGTCAACGCGCTGCGGACCGGCGCCGCCGACGGCGCCTACGCCGAGTCGCCGAACACGGCCGCCGCGCTCCTCGCCGACAAGGACCTCAAGCAGTACTACGGCCCCTCCACCGCCTCCCTCGTCCTCATCCCCACCGACCGCGGCGGCCTCGCCGACCCGCGGATCCGCCGCGCCCTCTCCCTCGCCCTCGACCGCAAGGGCATCGCCGAATCCGGCTTCGGCGGTCTCGTCCAGCCGTGGGCCACCCCCGTCGGCTCCGGCGCCTGGGGCTACGAGAAGACCGCGTTCGCCGCCGCGCAGAAGGAGCTGTCCGACTACGCGCCCGCCTCGCCCACCGACGCCGACATCGAGCGGGCGAAGCGACTGGTGAAGGCGGCCGACCCCGGCACCGACCCCGTCGTCATCGGCACCGACGCCACCCAGGGCCGCGCCGTCATCGCCAACGCCACCCGCGCCGCCCTCCAGAGCATCGGCGTGCGCGCCGAGATCAGGACGGTCCCCACCTCGCAGTTCGAGGAGTTCTACAGCGACCCCGCCGCCCGGTCCGACATCGACGTGCTCGTGGGCGACTGGTACATCTCCAAGGCCGACCCCATGGGCTTCTACAAGAACGGCAAGTCCGACTCGCCCAACAACTGGGCGGGCTTCAAGGACGCCGCCTACGACCGCAAGGTCACGGAGGCGCTCGGCACCCTCGACGACACCGAGCGGTCCGCGCTCGCGATCGACGTGCAGCGCGCGTTCGTGAAGTCGGCCGTCTGGATCGGGATCGCCCAGGTCCCCACGATCCTCGTCCTGGACCGCGGACTCACCGGACCCACCGCGTCCCAGGCCTACCTGTACTACCCGTGGGCGGCCGGACTCGGCGCGCGGAAGGACCCGTCATGA
- a CDS encoding ABC transporter permease translates to MNPAALLRRVTGLVATLFAASFVIFAAVYAAPGDPAVFLAGGRDKLTPERLAEVRAQYHLDEPLIEQYGRWLWDTAHLDLGRSFKYSDQVADLIASRLPTTLELVAYATLLYVVLGVGAGILAAVKRSTWVDSAVVGGTTLFASVPSFVAAIALVSFFGVKLDWFPVTGAGEGLAGTVHHLTLPALSLALGALAIISRVTRQAMADAAASDHVEAARASGVPERDIVRRHVLRNALGPIVTMCGLVMAGMLAGTVVVETAFGISGIGSLLVNAINTHDFPVAQAVLLLMVTGYVVVTTLVDLAHPLLDPRVKEVRTA, encoded by the coding sequence ATGAACCCAGCAGCCCTGCTCCGCCGTGTCACGGGCCTCGTCGCCACCCTCTTCGCCGCCTCCTTCGTCATCTTCGCCGCCGTCTACGCCGCCCCCGGCGACCCCGCGGTCTTCCTCGCGGGCGGCCGCGACAAGCTCACCCCCGAACGGCTCGCCGAGGTCCGCGCCCAGTACCACCTCGACGAACCGCTGATCGAGCAGTACGGCCGCTGGCTGTGGGACACCGCCCACCTCGACCTCGGCCGCTCCTTCAAGTACAGCGACCAGGTCGCCGACCTGATCGCCTCCCGGCTGCCCACCACCCTCGAACTCGTCGCGTACGCCACCCTCCTGTACGTGGTCCTCGGCGTCGGCGCCGGCATCCTCGCCGCCGTGAAGCGCTCCACCTGGGTCGACTCGGCGGTCGTCGGCGGTACCACCCTCTTCGCCTCCGTCCCGTCCTTCGTGGCGGCCATCGCGCTCGTCTCGTTCTTCGGCGTGAAGCTCGACTGGTTCCCGGTCACCGGAGCGGGCGAGGGGCTCGCGGGCACCGTCCACCACCTCACCCTGCCCGCGCTCTCCCTCGCCCTCGGCGCCCTCGCGATCATCAGCCGCGTCACCCGGCAGGCGATGGCGGACGCCGCGGCCTCCGACCACGTCGAGGCGGCCCGCGCCTCCGGCGTCCCCGAACGCGACATCGTCCGCCGCCACGTCCTGCGCAACGCGCTCGGCCCGATCGTCACCATGTGCGGCCTGGTCATGGCGGGCATGCTCGCCGGCACCGTCGTCGTCGAGACGGCGTTCGGCATCAGCGGCATCGGCTCGCTGCTCGTCAACGCGATCAACACCCACGACTTCCCGGTCGCCCAGGCGGTCCTGCTCCTGATGGTCACCGGCTACGTGGTCGTCACCACCCTGGTCGACCTGGCGCACCCGCTGCTCGACCCGCGTGTGAAGGAGGTACGCACGGCATGA
- a CDS encoding ABC transporter permease: MTTLTLTTPAGSRPRRPLSVTVAGALLALVVLAALCAPLLAPYAPDTIDLSASLVGTGGDHLLGTDSSGQDLLSRALYGARSSLVAPVALLAVAAVLGVTLGVLAAWRGGWVDTLVSRLTDVMYAFPGLLFTVLIIAVFGAGMTTSVLALGLAFTPTIAKYTRSLALAETRKPYVDAYRVQGMGGARICVLHLVPNLGRAILGYLVVLFGEALMSLATLSYLGFGAQPPSSDWGLMVQEGQAAVVQGALLPALVPGTAIALVVVSFNVVGVWAADRLGKQDRR, encoded by the coding sequence ATGACCACGCTCACCCTCACCACCCCGGCCGGGTCCCGCCCGCGCCGCCCGCTGAGCGTCACCGTGGCCGGCGCGCTCCTCGCCCTCGTGGTGCTCGCCGCCCTGTGCGCCCCGCTCCTCGCGCCGTACGCACCCGACACCATCGACCTGTCGGCGTCCCTCGTCGGCACCGGCGGCGACCACCTCCTCGGCACCGACTCCTCCGGCCAGGACCTGCTCTCCCGCGCGCTGTACGGAGCCCGCTCCAGCCTCGTCGCCCCGGTGGCCCTCCTCGCGGTGGCCGCGGTCCTCGGTGTCACGCTCGGGGTGCTCGCCGCCTGGCGCGGCGGCTGGGTCGACACGCTCGTCTCGCGCCTGACCGACGTCATGTACGCGTTCCCGGGCCTGCTGTTCACCGTCCTGATCATCGCCGTCTTCGGCGCGGGCATGACCACGTCGGTGCTCGCCCTGGGCCTCGCCTTCACCCCGACGATCGCCAAGTACACCCGTTCCCTGGCCCTGGCGGAGACCCGCAAGCCGTACGTCGACGCCTACCGCGTCCAGGGCATGGGCGGCGCCCGGATCTGCGTCCTGCACCTCGTCCCGAACCTGGGCCGCGCGATCCTCGGCTACCTCGTCGTCCTCTTCGGCGAGGCCCTGATGTCCCTGGCGACCCTCTCCTACCTGGGCTTCGGCGCCCAGCCGCCGTCCTCCGACTGGGGGCTGATGGTCCAGGAGGGCCAGGCCGCCGTCGTCCAGGGCGCGCTGCTGCCCGCCCTCGTGCCCGGCACGGCCATCGCCCTGGTCGTCGTCTCCTTCAACGTCGTCGGGGTCTGGGCCGCCGACCGCCTCGGAAAGCAGGACCGACGATGA